A DNA window from Thiopseudomonas alkaliphila contains the following coding sequences:
- the murU gene encoding N-acetylmuramate alpha-1-phosphate uridylyltransferase MurU, translating to MKAMILAAGKGERLRPLTLTTPKPLIKVADTPLIEHHIRRLAAAGITELVINHAWLGEKIERYLGDGAHWGVSIQYSAEAEPLETGGGILQALPLLGPQPFILLNGDVWTDYDFSHLRQTALLEGQQLAHLVLVDNPEHHPLGDFALTQGQVQLKGECLTYSGIALLDPRLLSDCVPGAFKLAPLLKQAISAGKVSGEHYAGRWIDVGTVERLAEAELAARQ from the coding sequence ATGAAAGCAATGATTCTGGCTGCAGGTAAAGGAGAGCGCTTACGCCCGCTGACTTTAACTACGCCTAAACCATTAATTAAAGTTGCCGATACCCCGCTGATTGAGCACCATATCCGCCGCTTAGCAGCTGCTGGTATCACAGAACTGGTGATTAACCATGCTTGGTTGGGTGAAAAAATTGAGCGCTATTTAGGCGATGGTGCACACTGGGGAGTGTCGATTCAGTATTCGGCTGAAGCAGAACCCTTAGAAACCGGTGGTGGCATTTTACAGGCGCTACCGCTGCTTGGGCCTCAGCCCTTTATTTTGCTCAATGGTGATGTATGGACCGATTATGACTTTAGTCATTTGCGGCAGACAGCGTTGCTAGAGGGGCAGCAATTAGCTCACTTGGTGCTGGTAGATAATCCTGAGCACCATCCTTTAGGTGACTTTGCTCTGACCCAAGGGCAAGTGCAATTAAAGGGCGAATGCTTAACTTATAGTGGCATTGCGCTGCTTGATCCCCGTTTACTCAGTGACTGTGTGCCAGGTGCTTTTAAGTTAGCGCCGTTATTAAAACAAGCGATTAGCGCTGGCAAGGTCAGCGGCGAGCATTATGCCGGACGCTGGATTGACGTCGGTACCGTCGAGCGCTTGGCTGAAGCTGAATTGGCAGCACGGCAGTAG
- a CDS encoding aminoglycoside phosphotransferase family protein — MPESTDSIADHRLQQLNSWLQQQIPRLAAERQWGELNQPSLTAASSDASFRRYFRWQSGALSLVLMDAPPPNEDCRPFIKVAEQLAKAGLNVPEILAADVEQGFLVLSDLGLETWLQVLTTENADQLFSLAIQALITMQLNTDTANLPRYDRALLARELNLFPEWYVQHELKQSFTAQQQQLWQQVCELLINSALEQPTAFVHRDYMPRNLMLSAPNPGVLDFQDAVQGPISYDITSLFKDAFVSWPDDKVSEWLAHYWQQAQAVGLNVGTDFAEFQRWSDLMGVQRHLKVIGIFARINYRDGKPRYLADTPRFFNYLNTVIARRPELKPLQQLLNSLGL; from the coding sequence ATGCCAGAATCTACAGATAGCATCGCTGATCATCGTTTACAGCAGTTAAACAGTTGGTTGCAACAACAAATTCCACGCTTAGCCGCTGAGCGCCAGTGGGGTGAACTGAATCAGCCCAGCTTAACTGCAGCCAGTAGTGATGCTAGTTTTCGCCGTTATTTTCGCTGGCAAAGTGGTGCGCTCAGTTTAGTACTAATGGATGCACCGCCCCCCAATGAAGATTGCCGACCGTTTATTAAGGTAGCAGAGCAGCTGGCTAAAGCAGGGCTTAATGTACCAGAAATTTTAGCCGCAGATGTTGAGCAGGGTTTTTTGGTTTTATCAGATCTGGGCCTAGAGACCTGGTTGCAAGTGTTAACCACTGAGAATGCTGATCAGTTATTTAGTTTGGCAATTCAGGCTTTAATTACTATGCAATTGAACACCGACACAGCAAACTTACCTAGGTACGATCGGGCGCTGTTAGCTCGCGAGCTGAATTTGTTTCCTGAGTGGTATGTACAGCATGAATTAAAACAATCGTTCACTGCACAGCAGCAACAATTATGGCAGCAGGTATGTGAACTGCTAATTAACAGTGCACTTGAGCAACCCACTGCCTTTGTTCACCGCGATTATATGCCGCGCAACCTGATGCTGAGTGCACCTAATCCTGGCGTGCTGGATTTTCAAGATGCAGTGCAAGGGCCGATTAGCTACGATATTACGAGCTTATTTAAAGATGCCTTTGTGAGTTGGCCGGACGATAAAGTGAGCGAGTGGTTAGCCCACTACTGGCAGCAAGCGCAGGCTGTGGGTTTAAATGTAGGTACTGATTTTGCTGAGTTCCAGCGCTGGTCAGATTTAATGGGCGTACAACGTCATCTTAAAGTGATTGGGATCTTTGCCCGAATTAATTACCGTGATGGTAAGCCGCGTTATTTGGCTGATACCCCGCGCTTTTTTAACTATTTAAATACGGTGATTGCACGCCGCCCTGAGCTAAAACCATTACAGCAATTGCTCAATAGTTTGGGCCTTTAA
- the glnE gene encoding bifunctional [glutamate--ammonia ligase]-adenylyl-L-tyrosine phosphorylase/[glutamate--ammonia-ligase] adenylyltransferase gives MIPAFIEPLPEALLPLQQRAKQRWLNALAEHQLPAVPWSDERQALFLHLATLSDFILEYAVRCPNKTIALATSGELDRTLVPGETRYQLNQCLAHCETEEQLILQLRLFRNRQQFRIIWRDLSRQAELGETCRDVSALADACIDAAYQWLYQQHCALFGTPIGRYSQQPQHLVVLGMGKLGAYELNLSSDVDLIFAYPEAGETQGAKRSLDNQEFFTRLGQKLIKALDVITAQGFAFRVDMRLRPYGSGGPLVYSFTAMEQYYQNQGRDWERYAMIKARVVGGAHSNGAALLRILRPFVYRRYLDFSAIEALRSMKQLIQQEVRRKDMDDNIKLGSGGIREVEFIAQAFQLIHGGRDLSLQQRPLLNTLDTLSAQGYLTATDVTELKESYRFLRYTEHALQAVADRQTQTLPDTPIEQQRIATIMGFANWTEFLQRLAYERKDVEKHFREVIADPDCEEDEEIIGGEWLPVWEQTIDDESASQQFIQAGYSDGVTAVQRLHLLRNGSQVRAMQRIGRERLDAFMPRLLSQAAEHDTPDLVLERVLPLIEAVARRSAYLVLLTENPGALLRLITLCAASPWIAEQITRFPALLDELLNEGRLYRPPLAPELAAELRERLMRVPEEDVEQQLNVLRHFKLAHRLRVAASEIAGTLPLMKVSDYLTWLAEAILEQVMLLVWQELVRKHGYPKQLDGCPCELNFIILGYGKLGGIELGHSSDLDLVFIYDCDPQAETDGPRPVDGAQFYTRLGQRIISMLTTRTTSGGLYDVDMRLRPSGDAGLLASTLTAFERYQLQEAWTWEHQALVRARVVAGCPQLAERFNQVRQTVLAKQRDLIELRSAVSEMRWKMRDNLATQITDGGRNANAFEANMPFDLKQDAGGIVDIEFIVQYAALAWSWQYPELVTYTDNIRILDALNASQLFTQDDVLLLQEAYKSYRAAAHRFALQKQRAVVGGESFHPERHAVLRIWQALGLE, from the coding sequence ATGATTCCAGCTTTTATCGAGCCACTACCCGAGGCTTTATTACCGCTTCAGCAGCGCGCCAAACAGCGTTGGCTGAATGCCCTAGCTGAACATCAACTGCCTGCTGTTCCTTGGTCTGATGAACGTCAAGCACTGTTTCTCCACCTGGCTACGCTCAGCGATTTTATTTTGGAATATGCCGTTCGCTGTCCTAATAAAACCATTGCATTAGCTACCTCAGGTGAGCTAGATCGCACTTTGGTGCCCGGCGAAACCCGTTATCAACTGAATCAATGTCTGGCCCACTGCGAAACCGAAGAGCAACTCATTTTGCAGCTGCGCTTATTTCGTAATCGTCAGCAGTTTCGCATTATTTGGCGCGACCTTTCCCGCCAAGCCGAACTGGGGGAAACCTGTCGAGATGTTTCAGCCCTAGCCGATGCCTGTATTGATGCTGCCTATCAGTGGTTGTACCAACAACACTGCGCCCTGTTTGGCACCCCAATTGGCCGTTACAGCCAACAACCACAGCACTTAGTAGTACTGGGCATGGGCAAACTCGGTGCTTATGAGCTGAATCTGTCCTCCGATGTGGATTTAATTTTTGCTTACCCTGAAGCCGGTGAAACCCAAGGTGCCAAACGCAGCCTAGACAACCAAGAGTTTTTTACTCGGCTCGGGCAAAAACTGATTAAAGCGCTAGATGTGATTACTGCCCAAGGCTTTGCTTTTCGGGTCGATATGCGCTTACGTCCTTATGGCTCAGGCGGGCCACTGGTCTATAGCTTTACGGCTATGGAGCAGTACTACCAAAATCAAGGCCGCGACTGGGAGCGCTACGCCATGATTAAAGCGCGCGTGGTGGGTGGTGCGCACAGTAATGGTGCAGCGTTATTACGAATTTTGCGCCCCTTTGTTTATCGTCGTTATCTGGACTTTTCGGCAATTGAAGCGTTGCGCTCCATGAAGCAATTAATTCAGCAAGAAGTTCGCCGCAAAGACATGGATGACAACATCAAACTTGGCTCGGGTGGCATTCGCGAAGTTGAGTTTATCGCCCAAGCCTTTCAGCTAATCCATGGCGGTCGTGATCTCAGTTTACAGCAGCGGCCACTACTTAATACCCTCGATACCTTATCAGCCCAAGGCTATTTAACTGCAACCGATGTTACCGAGCTGAAAGAATCGTATCGTTTTTTACGTTACACCGAGCATGCACTACAGGCAGTGGCCGATCGACAAACCCAAACCCTGCCCGATACTCCAATCGAACAACAACGTATTGCCACCATTATGGGCTTTGCTAACTGGACTGAGTTTTTACAGCGTTTAGCTTACGAGCGTAAAGACGTAGAAAAACACTTTCGTGAAGTGATTGCCGATCCAGACTGCGAAGAAGATGAAGAAATCATCGGCGGTGAATGGTTACCGGTTTGGGAACAAACTATTGATGATGAAAGCGCCAGCCAGCAATTTATCCAAGCCGGTTATAGCGATGGCGTTACCGCGGTGCAACGCCTGCATCTGCTTCGCAATGGCTCGCAAGTGCGCGCTATGCAACGCATTGGCCGTGAACGTTTAGATGCGTTTATGCCTAGGCTGTTAAGTCAAGCCGCTGAACATGACACGCCAGATTTAGTGCTAGAGCGCGTCTTACCACTGATTGAAGCGGTGGCTAGGCGTTCAGCATATCTGGTGCTACTGACAGAAAATCCTGGTGCTTTATTACGCCTAATTACTTTATGTGCCGCTAGCCCTTGGATTGCCGAGCAAATTACTCGCTTTCCTGCTCTGCTGGATGAGTTGTTAAACGAGGGACGCCTCTATCGCCCACCGCTTGCTCCCGAGCTGGCAGCAGAACTACGTGAGCGCTTAATGCGCGTCCCGGAAGAAGATGTCGAGCAACAGCTCAACGTCCTGCGCCACTTTAAATTGGCGCACCGTTTACGCGTAGCTGCCTCTGAAATTGCTGGAACCTTGCCGTTAATGAAGGTCAGCGACTATTTAACCTGGCTAGCTGAAGCAATTTTAGAACAAGTCATGCTCTTAGTTTGGCAAGAACTCGTGCGCAAACATGGTTATCCGAAACAATTAGATGGCTGCCCCTGCGAGCTAAACTTTATTATTTTGGGCTATGGCAAATTAGGTGGTATTGAACTAGGACATAGTTCAGACCTAGATTTAGTGTTTATTTACGACTGTGATCCCCAAGCTGAAACCGATGGACCGCGCCCAGTAGATGGTGCCCAGTTTTATACTCGTCTAGGTCAGCGCATTATTTCTATGCTCACCACCCGCACCACTTCAGGCGGGCTCTATGATGTAGATATGCGCCTACGCCCCAGTGGTGACGCCGGGTTATTAGCCAGCACCTTAACTGCGTTTGAACGTTATCAGCTACAGGAAGCTTGGACATGGGAGCACCAAGCCTTAGTGCGTGCCCGGGTCGTAGCAGGCTGCCCACAGCTTGCCGAGCGCTTTAATCAAGTTCGGCAAACCGTACTCGCTAAACAGCGTGACTTAATCGAGTTACGTTCAGCGGTCAGCGAGATGCGCTGGAAAATGCGTGATAATTTAGCCACACAGATTACCGATGGTGGGCGTAATGCCAACGCCTTTGAGGCGAATATGCCATTTGATCTAAAGCAAGACGCTGGGGGCATCGTCGACATTGAGTTTATTGTGCAATATGCGGCCCTAGCTTGGTCATGGCAATACCCAGAACTTGTCACCTATACCGATAACATTCGGATTTTAGATGCACTGAATGCCAGCCAGTTATTTACCCAAGATGATGTACTACTATTACAGGAAGCCTATAAAAGTTATCGCGCCGCCGCACACCGCTTTGCTCTGCAAAAACAGCGAGCAGTAGTCGGTGGGGAAAGCTTTCATCCCGAACGTCATGCGGTGTTACGTATCTGGCAAGCACTGGGGTTGGAGTAA
- a CDS encoding tetratricopeptide repeat protein, protein MIIFSRTLVMGLLLSVPFISRAESNSLIVPQANCELSATHSQLQETADPNQPLLTQALTQQLNYCTRLAEQGDADAQYQLGWYFESRPEPNLNQAIHWFEQASLQGHATAQWRLGLLFFHGQGVPSNKVQSFIVLKMASINGEEQAIDDADRVASSMQSQELELANQMLSQIFYNYMQELLPEPELSTPLKLTP, encoded by the coding sequence ATGATTATTTTCAGTCGTACTCTAGTGATGGGTTTATTACTAAGCGTTCCCTTCATCAGTCGTGCTGAAAGTAACAGCCTGATCGTGCCACAAGCCAACTGCGAACTCAGTGCCACTCATAGCCAACTGCAAGAAACTGCCGACCCAAATCAGCCTTTATTAACCCAAGCCCTGACTCAGCAGTTAAATTACTGCACCCGTTTAGCTGAACAAGGTGATGCCGATGCCCAATATCAGCTCGGTTGGTACTTTGAGTCACGCCCTGAGCCTAACCTAAATCAAGCTATCCATTGGTTCGAACAAGCCTCACTGCAAGGCCATGCCACTGCACAATGGCGCTTAGGCTTGCTGTTTTTCCATGGCCAAGGGGTGCCGAGCAATAAAGTGCAGTCATTTATTGTCTTAAAAATGGCCTCAATTAATGGCGAAGAGCAAGCAATTGATGATGCTGACCGCGTAGCCAGTAGCATGCAAAGCCAAGAACTTGAACTGGCTAACCAAATGCTGAGCCAAATTTTCTATAATTATATGCAAGAGTTGCTGCCTGAGCCTGAGCTCTCTACCCCACTAAAGCTAACTCCCTAA
- a CDS encoding DnaJ domain-containing protein codes for MFNWRQLRRARPLHGESALQRLFFLYLGHVAKLAGAVQAAQIQQLEQEMRRLSLGSMAVDWIAAACSQGKQLNSDKVCAQLQRLTLAMQDKSDWLAAGWRMVYASTSPTMAQLGFLQQLAQRWQMSPIVALKLQHEAQQQAKGRLVQGRQAALQVLGLNYAAQWPEIKRAYRRLTSQLHPDKYAAVADAQQVQQITARLIAVQQAYQYLKQQVQRGV; via the coding sequence GTGTTCAATTGGCGTCAGTTACGAAGAGCGCGGCCGCTGCACGGTGAAAGTGCGCTGCAGCGGTTATTCTTTCTTTATTTGGGGCATGTGGCTAAGTTGGCAGGGGCGGTGCAAGCAGCGCAGATTCAGCAGTTAGAGCAAGAAATGCGTCGGCTTAGCTTAGGTAGTATGGCGGTAGACTGGATTGCTGCAGCGTGTAGCCAAGGTAAACAGCTAAATTCAGATAAGGTTTGCGCTCAGTTGCAGCGACTCACGCTTGCAATGCAGGATAAATCCGATTGGTTGGCTGCTGGCTGGCGGATGGTATATGCCTCAACCTCACCTACCATGGCTCAACTGGGTTTTTTGCAACAGTTAGCCCAGCGTTGGCAGATGAGTCCGATAGTTGCTTTAAAATTACAGCACGAGGCTCAGCAACAAGCTAAAGGTCGCCTAGTGCAGGGGCGGCAAGCAGCTTTACAGGTGCTGGGGTTGAATTATGCAGCACAGTGGCCAGAAATTAAGCGGGCGTATCGGCGCTTAACCAGTCAGTTGCATCCAGATAAATATGCTGCAGTAGCAGATGCCCAACAGGTGCAGCAGATCACTGCTCGACTCATTGCAGTACAGCAGGCCTATCAGTATTTAAAGCAGCAAGTGCAGCGCGGTGTTTAG